One Zeugodacus cucurbitae isolate PBARC_wt_2022May chromosome 3, idZeuCucr1.2, whole genome shotgun sequence genomic region harbors:
- the Dock9_0 gene encoding dedicator of cytokinesis protein 9 isoform X1, whose protein sequence is MSERKFSRVLNSNKAGMAAQLRDSVSQVVRQSTALSKSHVVEPIDFEGFVAKNKMLIQNDPQRELLMYPNDDVSEIVMPRKQRTNTKSIIDRFEPPNEAIICPLHGGTNGTSNGGSSSVSISRQSSHTNSPKTTQRQISSQSNSNVQNGNLSRKSSQSSSTKIQLSIKSPTSSHDSYESALSTAGSAGGGILTSTSHSSSSSTLKSNILAQPEEDEDLDGSDGADGMSCNGSSGGTRAECTRFTRQALYTYRAKNHLIHYKYSAYGGTCHDLPKINPPEALIEEVYEIDADQDRIDEQMTRSQADSITKQGYLLKGPDSGSDRMFVNIGNKSFKRRYCYLRQEVDGTYILELHKDEKQGEAKATIVMDFCTEVVQNPKRGRFCFELRMTAGHKSFTLAAENEEEFKDWLSKLSLVLQQNKIQEDKRVASLERAPQPNTSNVIFGTLKGLDQSMNPQLIKYGRETDISIAQSRREHRRRLFACYQSTGKATSNDSIDQFREQFGKRIFIACKGLRFRLQCAGTDGLDGENLCQVEPYITSMALYDARNGRKLTESFYFNVNDDTVSDMLPTTPVPNSVAACCVPQRRGDERDERAHSNGGARVQNSLLENLSGDLLRCGKEHFTHLRQAVFSVTAPHPDIYLVLKVEKILQGSIVQAAEPYLKTGRDPKIALKLHKTARNYAQNIGHYRQPFAWAAKPLFRSYRNELDTENNTFELTTIYRQEANKLKDEELLKLLAEYRKPDKLSKLTVIPGYMKLTVEEVEKVSGSFTKSLVPLANFTFPPKPPTLELTEFQSNSKRDTYPYITFCNHLFVYPQYLQFDSQKLFSRARNITVVVELRDSDEEGSKPLKCIYGRPGHDFLVSQIACPVLHHHTTPTWYEEVKMRLPLGLFPEHHLLFSFYHVSCNLGKKRDANAAFETPIGYAWLPLLQKGRINLEDQNIAVAATLPAGYLSIQPLGLGKGQNCGPEIQWIDSQRPLFGVAFRMDSTVLTADQHLHNFFAHCERLLEGGKTTALPAETETCKILKAAHAIDISTLINFLPTVLNELFTLLVHTQSEDIGLNIIRLLINIIHMLIDEASRKELLSAYVKYVFHAPYYSQKTSRTVHGELCKYLPTILHPNNTDFLIVNKFMHYSGIFFDLIIKSMAQHLLDTGRIRMLRNERFPKEYPTRVESLIKVLTSYLISRYKDLPVETQQLNRSLSQFVRRCLSYMDRGFVFKLIKYYMEQFEPGGQRTLQEFKFDFLAEICQHEHYVPLNLPFVLNPKNRPPEMMLHFTLSEEFCRQHFLAGLLLQELKHSLNEASAVRRHALRIFKNLLAKHELDDRYQNRGQLSRIALLYVPWLGIVMENAHRIDDLSGVATPNGHVYADSASYTQRLSCSSSYVFGKDTVLNSSTSTPRSKNRMTLHIEHPSPLRASVYVRDTAHPGTAPLANGNSESSLNTLNSDSQNSQDTPTLGAVTNGHHVTDLTDVAMRNGHNRSLLHGLNSLPRCDKFNTAESKDLLLGFLFVVKHLAQDQMIGWWQNCTETETLAYLSILDLCLVQFRYVGKKHINLADDGKEARAARTAKASTLPARMQPPNAEQAANGNGNAHESGTLSHTQNRENLVEETARSQQALYESNLATEIGMIILDSLGLYAVHFRDKLGDSLVLPQLARVYLRFLQLGQSERLSKHVFAALRAFINNFSPALFKGNATLCGQMVYELLKGCDSRLVAIRHESCAVLYLLMRSNFEYTGRKGLTRVHLQVIISVSQMIGNVIGLNNARFQESLSMINSYANSDKAMKGTGFPMEVKDLTRRVRTVLMATAQMQAHHMDPERLLELQYSLANSYASTPELRHTWLITMARNHEQNGNISEAACCHLHIAALMSEYLRLRGGCNINWGASAFKKISRNIPRDEQGLKLDAGAQDSQYTEQMLLDQLKQCADFLDRGERFECLGDLYKLILPMYERNRSYIELAQSYEHLMQAYNKIVEVNRSGKRMLGRFYRVVFFGMVYFEDDHAVEFVYKEPKLTSLSEISERLSKQYKEKFGEDVVKMIMDSSPVDPNALDPKLAYIQVTHVIPFFSKEELDQRLNEFEQNHDVDTFMYETPFTKSGAARGSVEEQWKRKTVIKTTYSFPYVLKRIPVKSREIIELSPIEVAIDEMQTKVSELEEVILPPADVKKLQLRLQGSVAVTVNAGPLAYAQAFLDPKIVCNFSIDRVEDLKDIFRDFVKVCNTALQLNARMISSDQAEYHNALADNYRKLCQALSELLGEPFQPLDDSVNSGQRNSMALFNAISGASQNSSFGFAVY, encoded by the exons aGCAAATCTCATGTGGTGGAACCTATCGATTTTGAGGGTTTTGTTGCGAAAAACAAAATGCTTATACAAAATGATCCACAGCGGGAGCTCTTGATGTATCCCAATGACGATGTGTCG GAAATCGTCATGCCTCGCAAACAACGCACAAATACCAAATCAATTATCGATCGTTTCGAACCGCCTAACGAAGCTATCATTTGCCCCTTACATGGTGGCACTAATGGCACCAGTAACGGCGGCTCAAGTAGTGTTTCCATTTCACGTCAGAGTAGTCACACAAATAGTCCAAAGACGACACAACGCCAAATTAGCAGTCAATCCAACTCGAATGTACAAAATGGTAATCTCTCGAGAAAGAGCTCACAGAGTTCATCTACCAAAATACAGTTATCCATCAAATCACCAACTTCCTCACACGACTCCTATGAATCTGCGCTTTCGACTGCCGGCTCTGCTGGTGGCGGCATTTTAACTTCCACTTCACATTCATCCTCATCGTCCACATTGAAATCGAATATACTCGCACAACCCGAAGAAGATGAGGATTTGGACGGCTCCGATGGTGCGGATGGCATGAGTTGCAATGGCAGCAGTGGCGGTACACGCGCCGAATGTACACGTTTCACACGTCAAGCGTTGTATACATATCGTGCGAAGAATCATCTCATACATTACAAGTACAGCGCTTATGGTGGCACGTGTCATGATTTGCCAAA AATAAATCCACCCGAAGCTTTAATAGAGGAAGTGTATGAGATTGATGCCGATCAGGATCGTATTGACGAGCAAATGACACGATCTCAAGCGGATTCGATCACAAAGCAGGGGTACTTGTTGAAGGGTCCCGACTCCGGTTCGGATCGCATGTTTGTGAATATCGGGAATAAGTCCTTCAAAAGGAG GTATTGCTATCTGCGCCAGGAGGTCGACGGCACCTACATACTCGAATTACACAAGGATGAGAAGCAAGGCGAGGCTAAAGCAACAATAGTCATGGACTTTTGCACAGAAGTGGTGCAG AATCCAAAACGCGGCCGCTTTTGCTTTGAACTCCGAATGACCGCCGGCCATAAATCGTTTACGCTCGCCGCCGAAAACGAGGAGGAATTCAAGGATTGGCTAAGTAAGCTTTCGCTGGTgctgcaacaaaacaaaatacaagAGGATAAACGCGTTGCCTCTTTGGAGCGCGCACCACAACCAAACACCAGCAACGTTATCTTTGGCACATTGAAAGGTCTGGATCAGTCCATGAACCCACAGCTGATTAAGTATGGTCGTGAAACGGACATTTCAATTGCGCAGTCGCGACGGGAGCATCGCCGACGACTCTTCGCCTGCTACCAATCGACGGGTAAAGCAACAAGCAACGACAGCATCGATCAGTTTCGTGAACAATTCGGCAAACGTATCTTTATCGCCTGTAAGGGCTTGCGTTTTCGCTTGCAATGCGCCGGCACTGATGGTCTGGATGGTGAGAATCTATGCCAAGTGGAACCGTACATCACCAGCATGGCGCTGTATGATGCGCGCAATGGCCGCAAATTAACCGAATCGTTTTACTTCAATGTGAACGATGACACAGTCAGTGATATGCTACCCACGACGCCAGTGCCGAACTCGGTGGCGGCTTGTTGTGTGCCACAGCGACGCGGCGATGAGCGGGATGAGCGTGCGCACAGTAACGGCGGCGCACGCGTACAAAACTCCCTACTAGAGAATCTCTCTGGTGATCTGCTGCGTTGCGGCAAAGAACACTTCACGCACTTACGTCAGGCGGTATTCTCAGTGACAGCGCCACATCCAGATATCTACTTGGTGCTGAAGGTGGAGAAAATACTGCAAGGCAGCATAGTGCAAGCGGCCGAACCCTACTTGAAGACTGGTCGCGATCCAAAGATCGCATTAAAACTACACAAAACGGCGCGTAATTATGCGCAAAACATTGGACACTATCGACAACCGTTCGCATGGGCAGCCAAACCACTGTTTCGCAGCTACCGCAACGAATTGGATACGGAGAATAATACATTCGAATTGACGACCATCTACCGACAGGAGGCGAATAAGTTGAAGGATGAGGAGCTGTTGAAATTGTTGGCGGAATATCGAAAGCCCGACAAGCTGAGCAAGCTCACAGTGATACCAGGTTATATGAAATTAACCGTTGAAGAGGTGGAGAAAGTGTCAG GTTCCTTTACTAAGTCTTTAGTGCCGCTAGCTAACTTCACATTTCCACCCAAACCGCCCACGCTCGAGCTGACCGAATTCCAAAGCAATAGCAAGCGCGACACCTATCCCTACATAACATTCTGCAATCACTTATTTGTCTATCCGCAGTATTTGCAATTCGATAGTCAAAAGTTATTTTCGCGTGCACGCAACATAACGGTGGTGGTGGAGTTGCGCGACTCGGACGAGGAGGGCAGCAAACCATTGAAG TGTATTTACGGTCGCCCTGGTCATGATTTCCTAGTCTCGCAAATCGCTTGCCCCGTGCTGCATCACCACACCACACCCACTTGGTATGAGGAGGTGAAAATGCGTTTGCCATTGGGTCTCTTCCCCGAGCATCATTTGCTCTTCTCCTTCTATCATGTGTCGTGCAATCTGGGCAAGAAGCGTGATGCCAATGCCGCTTTTGAAACGCCGATTGGTTATGCTTGGTTGCCGTTGTTGCAGAAGGGTCGCATCAATCTCGAAGATCAAAACATTGCGGTTGCGGCGACACTACCGGCCGGCTATCTGTCGATACAGCCTCTGGGGCTGGGCAAAGGG CAGAATTGTGGTCCCGAGATACAATGGATCGACAGTCAGCGACCACTCTTCGGCGTCGCCTTCCGCATGGACTCCACCGTATTGACGGCCGATCAGCATTTGCATAACTTTTTCGCACATTGTGAACGGCTGTTGGAGGGTGGCAAAACCACAGCGTTACCCGCTGAAACGGAAACCTGTAAAATACTCAAGGCGGCGCATGCGATCGATATTAGCACGCTGATTAATTTCCTGCCAACCGTTTTGAATGAACTCTTCACGCTGCTCGTGCATACACAGTCCGAGGATATCGGTTTGAATATCATACGCCTGCTGATCAACATCATACACATGCTGATCGATGAGGCCAGTCGCAAGGAATTGCTCAGCGCCTATGTGAAGTATGTCTTCCATGCGCCCTACTACAGTCAGAAGACATCGCGTACAGTGCATGGTGAGCTGTGCAAATATCTGCCGACCATTTTGCATCCGAACAATACCGATTTTCTGATCGTCAATAAATTCATGCATTACTCGGGTATATTCTTCGATTTGATCATTAAAAGTATGGCGCAACATCTATTGGATACGGGCCGTATACGTATGCTGCGTAACGAACGGTTTCCCAAAGAATATCCAACGCGTGTGGAGAGTTTGATAAAAGTGCTGACATCATATCTAATCTCGCGCTACAAAGATCTGCCGGTGGAGACGCAACAGTTGAATCGTTCGTTGTCGCAATTTGTGCGTCGCTGCCTCAGCTACATGGATCGTGGTTTCGTCTTCAAGTTAATCAAATACTATATGGAACAGTTTGAGCCGGGCGGTCAGCGTACGTTACAAGAGTTTAAATTCGATTTTCTAGCGGAGATTTGTCAGCACGAACATTATGTGCCGCTGAATTTGCCATTCGTGCTGAATCCGAAGAATCGTCCTCCAGAAATGATGCTGCACTTCACGCTCTCCGAAGAGTTCTGTCGCCAACACTTCCTTGCCGGTTTGTTGCTGCAAGAGCTGAAACATAGTCTGAACGAGGCGAGCGCAGTGCGACGCCATGCGCTGCGGATCTTTAAGAATCTACTCGCCAAACATGAGCTCGACGATCGCTATCAGAATCGTGGTCAACTCTCACGCATAGCACTGCTCTATGTGCCATGGTTGGGTATAGTCATGGAAAATGCGCACCGTATCGATGATTTGTCGGGTGTGGCAACGCCAAATGGTCACGTCTACGCCGATTCGGCTTCATATACACAGCGCTTATCATGTTCCAGCAGTTATGTTTTCGGTAAGGACACAGTCTTGAATTCGTCAACGTCGACGCCGCGTTCGAAAAATCGCATGACGCTGCATATTGAACATCCGAGTCCACTGCGCGCCTCGGTGTATGTCAGAGATACGGCGCACCCAGGCACTGCGCCGCTCGCCAATGGCAATTCGGAGAGTTCGCTGAATACGCTTAATTCCGATTCGCAAAATTCACAGGATACGCCCACTTTGGGCGCAGTCACAAATGGTCACCATGTCACCGACCTGACGGATGTAGCCATGCGCAACGGTCACAATCGCTCGCTTCTGCACGGCTTGAATAGTTTGCCGCGTTGCGATAAATTTAATACGGCGGAGAGTAAAGATCTCTTGCTCGGCTTTCTCTTTGTAGTCAAGCATTTAGCACAAGATCAAATGATCGGTTGGTGGCAGAATTGCACAGAAACCGAAACGCTTGCGTATCTCAGCATACTGGATTTGTGTCTGGTGCAATTCCGTTATGTGGGCAAGAAGCATATCAACCTGGCGGACGATGGTAAGGAAGCGCGTGCGGCGCGCACCGCCAAAGCCAGTACTTTGCCCGCGCGCATGCAGCCGCCAAACGCGGAACAGGCGGCCAACGGTAATGGCAACGCACATGAATCAGGTACACTGTCGCATACGCAGAACCGTGAGAACCTCGTTGAGGAGACGGCGCGCAGTCAACAGGCGTTGTACGAGTCCAATTTGGCCACCGAAATCGGTATGATTATACTGGATAGTCTCGGCTTGTATGCCGTGCATTTCCGTGACAAATTGGGTGATAGTCTGGTGTTGCCGCAGCTAGCGCGCGTCTATCTGCGTTTCCTGCAGTTGGGACAGTCGGAGAGATTATCGAAACATGTGTTCGCTGCACTGCGCGCGTTCATCAACAACTTCTCACCGGCGCTTTTCAAAGGTAACGCTACGTTGTGTGGTCAAATGGTTTATGAGCTGTTGAAGGGTTGTGACAGTCGTCTAGTCGCCATACGTCACGAGTCATGCGCCGTACTCTATCTGCTGATGCGCAGTAACTTTGAATATACCGGCCGTAAAGGCCTCACACGCGTACATCTACAAGTGATCATCTCGGTTTCGCAAATGATCGGCAATGTGATCGGTTTGAATAATGCGCGCTTCCAAGAGAGTCTCTCCATGATTAACAGTTACGCTAATAGCGATAAAGCCATGAAGGGTACCGGTTTTCCAATGGAGGTTAAAGATCTGACGCGTCGCGTGCGTACCGTACTGATGGCGACCGCGCAAATGCAAGCCCATCACATGGATCCCGAACGTTTACTCGAACTACAGTATTCACTAGCAAACTCATACGCGTCGACACCCGAACTGCGTCACACCTGGCTCATAACGATGGCGCGCAATCACGAACAGAATGGTAACATATCGGAGGCGGCTTGCTGTCATCTGCACATCGCCGCGCTCATGTCGGAGTATTTACGCTTACGCGGTGGCTGCAACATCAACTGGGGCGCCTCGGCGTTCAAGAAGATATCACGTAATATACCGCGTGACGAGCAAGGCTTGAAGTTAGATGCGGGTGCACAGGATTCTCAATACACCGAACAAATGTTGTTGGATCAGTTGAAACAATGCGCTGATTTTCTGGATCGTGGCGAACGCTTCGAGTGCTTGGGTGATCTTTATAAACTCATTTTGCCCATGTATGAGCGCAATCGTTCATACATTGAGTTGGCGCAGTCGTATGAGCATCTTATGCAGGCGTACAATAAGATCGTTGAAGTGAATCGTTCGGGCAAACGCATGCTGGGGCGTTTCTATCGTGTTGTGTTCTTTGGAATG gtttACTTTGAGGATGACCATGCAGTAGAGTTTGTTTACAAGGAACCAAAACTAACCTCACTTAGCGAGATATCAGAGCGTCTTTCGAAACAATATAAAGAGAAATTCGGCGAGGATGTCGTCAAGATGATAATGGACTCATCACCG GTGGATCCCAATGCGCTCGATCCCAAATTGGCCTACATACAAGTCACCCACGTCATACCATTCTTCAGCAAGGAAGAGCTCGATCAGCGCCTCAACGAATTCGAACAAAATCACGATGTCGACACTTTTATGTACGAAACACCATTCACGAAATCCGGTGCGGCGCGTGGCAGTGTCGAGGAGCAATGGAAGCGCAAAACCGTCATCAAAA CCACCTACTCCTTCCCCTACGTACTAAAACGCATACCGGTCAAATCACGCGAAATCATCGAGCTGAGCCCCATCGAGGTGGCTATCGATGAAATGCAAACAAAGGTTTCCGAACTTGAAGAGGTTATACTGCCGCCAGCCGATGTAAAGAAGCTACAACTGCGTCTACAAGGCAGCGTAGCGGTTACCGTTAATGCGGGACCACTTGCTTATGCGCAAGCGTTTTTAGATCCCAAAATAGTGTGTAATTTCTCTATAGATCGTGTGGAGGATTTGAAGGATATCTTTag AGACTTCGTTAAGGTCTGCAACACCGCGCTGCAGCTGAATGCGCGCATGATTAGCAGCGATCAAGCGGAATATCACAATGCGCTCGCCGACAATTATCGCAAGCTGTGTCAAGCACTCAGCGAGCTACTCGGTGAGCCGTTTCAGCCTTTGGATGATAGCGTCAACAGTGGGCAACGCAATAGCATGGCTTTATTTAATGCAATCAGTGGGGCTTCGCAAAATTCAA GTTTTGGTTTTGCAGTGTATTAA